One stretch of Microbacterium terrae DNA includes these proteins:
- a CDS encoding aldo/keto reductase: MTSTVPLRRVGASGLLVSATGLGCNNFGRPGTRTETVAGTRDVLDAAIEAGVTFLDTADMYGGDPGLSETLMGEALEGRRDQVVLATKFGHPGRDMGYPTSGAKASRAYIRRAVEGSLRRLRTDWIDLYQLHVPDNDTPIDETLDALGDLVREGKVRYIGHSNFSGWQIAEAHFTALMRHGIPFVSSQNDYSLLSRGAERNTLRAVERYGLGFFPYFPLQNGLLTGKFTRDAAPADSRIMRQRPHLYEDAPWDALEAYQAFCDERGITMLEATFGWLLSRPALSSVIAGATRPEQVQANAAAATAWTPDAADLALIDGLFPPPETAP, translated from the coding sequence GTGACCTCCACTGTTCCCCTGCGCCGGGTCGGCGCATCCGGTCTGCTCGTCTCCGCCACCGGCCTCGGCTGCAACAACTTCGGACGCCCCGGCACCCGCACCGAAACGGTCGCCGGCACCCGCGACGTGCTGGACGCCGCGATCGAGGCGGGAGTGACGTTCCTCGACACCGCCGACATGTACGGCGGCGATCCCGGCCTGTCCGAGACGCTCATGGGCGAGGCGCTGGAGGGGCGTCGCGACCAGGTCGTGCTCGCGACGAAGTTCGGTCACCCGGGCCGCGACATGGGGTACCCGACGTCGGGCGCGAAGGCCTCGCGCGCGTACATCCGCCGGGCGGTGGAGGGGTCGCTCCGGCGGTTGCGGACCGACTGGATCGACCTGTACCAGCTGCACGTCCCCGACAACGACACCCCGATCGATGAGACCCTCGACGCCCTCGGCGATCTCGTCCGCGAGGGCAAGGTGCGCTACATCGGGCATTCCAACTTCTCGGGCTGGCAGATCGCCGAGGCGCACTTCACCGCGCTGATGCGCCACGGCATCCCGTTCGTGTCGTCGCAGAACGACTACAGCCTGCTCTCGCGCGGCGCCGAGCGGAACACGCTGCGCGCCGTGGAGCGGTACGGGCTCGGCTTCTTCCCGTACTTCCCGCTGCAGAACGGTCTGCTCACGGGCAAGTTCACCCGCGACGCCGCGCCGGCCGACAGCCGCATCATGCGCCAGCGACCCCACCTGTACGAGGACGCCCCATGGGACGCGCTCGAGGCGTACCAGGCGTTCTGCGACGAGCGGGGGATCACGATGCTCGAGGCGACCTTCGGGTGGCTGCTGTCGCGCCCGGCGCTGTCGAGCGTGATCGCGGGGGCGACGCGCCCCGAGCAGGTGCAGGCGAACGCGGCAGCCGCCACGGCATGGACCCCGGATGCGGCCGACCTCGCGCTCATCGACGGGCTGTTCCCGCCGCCCGAGACCGCGCCCTGA